The proteins below are encoded in one region of Drosophila santomea strain STO CAGO 1482 chromosome 2R, Prin_Dsan_1.1, whole genome shotgun sequence:
- the LOC120446394 gene encoding uncharacterized protein LOC120446394, which translates to MNLEGISMVIKLFEDNVHKLQGNLRSYQTQVQQIQTELTKRWTHADRLDRSLIPLHDHLVGSLSEVNAHVMKLNLQLQLNRQFAQLREDENSVESIDNQDSSIHSGLQANERIAKEYCHSSEPASLESCTGESSMEMPVDLSVRVVVQVASLTKQLDEISVVNDTLLPLEVSDNKCNNTESHVDEIGVTVKPYHEERKARSRQPSLAYSQNCGQSIESDLSQLRIEEIPVASMTVPETSKTSNPVPPCAPLPVVKQETQTLSTGVSNKISKNYSNLPTSWLLDDATVEPTSTTEKSPQLPKSTRNRFLLPPTGGTETTSFGIYYQILKNMTAFPANTIVSAVLVHVNLEDNCVYVAKWGTSSKRIQQLLQRQLSLQELEQLPDYGDIFAVHDGINNIITRITINSSSVCGGYDGYLIDYGEHIHLDGNETIYKLPDDIKRLPAEAIRCDLTNCDIANMSRFLYQFIKIRVHQNNGTILLVEPVNDGISRPTNTPGTKYPAGVTEEDMAMLNEIGESTSDPLKAVLGFHPKDEQRICRHYDPKLNGCFKGNSCRLAHEPFAPDGATKDVEVAGALPETTFDTPVRHKVGSTVNILITFINGPTEVYAQFLDGSPPLVWDKKEVPEGKRIFKSKPRLLDIVLALYSDGCFYRAQIIDEFETEYKIFYVDYGNTEFVPLRCLAPCEYVDSLKPHRSVSCHMEGVVRSTYLTQQKTIECIEYLKSKLLNTEMNVLLVGRLPDGFLIRFLGEWAAVPQQLVKRDYAQVSSATRRVSIDNVKD; encoded by the exons ATGAATCTGGAAGGCATTTCGATGGTAATAAAGCTGTTCGAAGACAACGTGCACAAGCTTCAAGGGAATCTACGCTCCTACCAAACCCAAGTGCAGCAAATTCAAACGGAGCTCACAAAAAGATGGACGCATGCAGATCGGCTGGACAGGAGTCTCATCCCACTGCACGATCACTTGGTGGGCAGTCTCAGCGAAGTTAATGCTCATGTGATGAAGCTGAATCTGCAGCTACAACTCAACCGACAGTTTGCACAGCTGAGAGAAGATGAAAATTCCGTGGAATCCATCGATAATCAGGATTCGTCGATTCACTCTGGTTTGCAAGCGAACGAAAGGATTGCTAAAGAGTATTGTCATTCCTCGGAGCCGGCCTCCTTGGAATCCTGCACTGGAGAGTCTTCTATGGAGATGCCCGTTGATCTGTCTGTACGCGTGGTTGTGCAGGTAGCCTCTTTGACAAAACAGCTCGACGAGATTTCGGTGGTCAATGACACACTGCTGCCCTTAGAAGTTTCCGACAATAAATGCAATAACACGGAATCACATGTAGACGAGATCGGTGTGACCGTTAAGCCTTACCACGAGGAGCGTAAGGCACGTAGTCGCCAGCCTTCACTAGCTTATTCCCAAAATTGTGGCCAGTCTATCGAAAGTGATCTCTCCCAACTACGAATAGAAGAGATCCCAGTGGCCTCCATGACTGTCCCGGAAACATCAAAGACCAGCAATCCAGTGCCCCCTTGTGCCCCCCTTCCAGTTGTGAAACAAGAAACTCAAACATTAAGCACAGGTGTCTCGAACAAAATCTCCAAGAACTACTCTAACTTGCCCACCAGCTGGCTGCTTGATGATGCTACTGTGGAACCTACTTCAACTACCGAAAAAAGTCCCCAGCTACCAAAGAGCACAAGGAACCGATTCCTACTGCCACCCACAGGCGGCACTGAAACAACCAGCTTTGGAATCTATTATCAAATCTTAAAAAACATGACTGCATTTCCAGCGAATACTATCGTTTCTGCCGTCCTGGTACACGTGAACTTAGAGGATAATTGCGTCTATGTGGCAAAATGGGGTACCAGTTCAAAGAGAATTCAGCAGTTGCTCCAGAGACAACTGTCACTGCAGGAGTTGGAACAGCTGCCCGACTACGGAGACATTTTTGCTGTTCACGACGGCATCAACAACATTATTACTCGCATCACCATCAACTCCAGTTCTGTGTGCGGAGGATATGATGGTTACCTTATCGACTATGGCGAGCACATTCACCTGGACGGCAACGAAACAATATACAAATTGCCGGACGACATCAAACGGTTGCCGGCGGAGGCCATTAGATGCGATTTAACCAACTGTGATATCGCCAACATGAGTCGCTTTCTATACCAGTTTATTAAGATTCGGGTGCATCAAAACAATGGCACTATACTCTTGGTGGAACCGGTCAATGACGGAATAAGCAGACCTACAAATACACCCGGCACTAAATATCCTGCTGGAGTAACCGAGGAGGACATGGCCATGCTCAACGAAATCGGTGAGAGCACCAGTGATCCTCTGAAGGCAGTTCTGGGCTTTCATCCCAAGGACGAGCAACGCATTTGCCGGCACTACGATCCCAAGCTGAATGGCTGCTTTAAGG GTAACAGTTGTCGTTTGGCTCACGAGCCCTTTGCTCCAGATGGCGCAACCAAGGATGTGGAGGTAGCTGGAGCTCTTCCAGAAACTACTTTTGATACACCAGTGCGTCATAAAGTGGGCAGCACTGTCAACATCCTGATCACCTTCATTAATGGTCCCACCGAGGTTTATGCCCAGTTTTTGGACGGATCTCCGCCGTTGGTGTGGGACAAAAAGGAAGTGCCAGAGGGCAAACGGATCTTCAAGTCCAAGCCGCGTCTTCTGGACATTGTACTTGCTCTCTACAGTGATGGTTGCTTCTATCGCGCCCAGATAATCGATGAATTCGAAACTGAGTACAAGATCTTCTATGTGGATTACGGCAACACAGAGTTCGTGCCCCTGAGATGCTTGGCTCCATGTGAATATGTGGACAGCTTGAAGCCGCACCGCAGCGTTAGTTGTCACATGGAGGGAGTCGTCAGGTCAACATATCTGACACAGCAAAAGACAATCGAATGCATCGAATACCTTAAGAGTAAGCTACTAAACACTGAGATGAATGTATTGCTGGTAGGGCGTCTACCGGATGGCTTCCTGATTCGCTTCCTGGGCGAGTGGGCAGCTGTGCCGCAACAGCTGGTGAAACGTGATTACGCTCAGGTGAGCAGTGCAACTCGGCGTGTCTCCATCGATAATGTTAAAGATTAA
- the LOC120445399 gene encoding uncharacterized protein LOC120445399 has protein sequence MSQTNPKPSDMQSLRCLHCMKVIRCSRYDTSELVRHIEQDHPEIYAVTTDKIKNLHKLAADHGISEERLSKISKMTGLSESQMAEEAEKYMAKKKKSGRSAGSAAGDPAACSEASSKTEKPSSPGPCPRPAEKSTAHRRSCYRASIERWAPAEGRIFCPCCATSKRPMIKAASEISNSGCCAAWAVACWPLCFLPCLMSSDNKEYLYCSNCRAFLGIYDRENSCVQPSREFVSCSKSVTPPPKCPLQPPTENL, from the exons ATGTCCCAAACAAATCCGAAACCAAGTGATATGCAATCACTGCGCTGTTTGCACTGCATGAAGGTGATCCGGTGCTCCCGCTACGATACCAGTGAGCTGGTGCGCCACATCGAGCAGGATCATCCGGAGATATACGCAGTGACCACGGATAAAATTAAGAATCTGCACAAGCTGGCCGCGGATCACGGCATTAGTGAGGAGCGTCTCTCGAAGATTAGCAAGATGACGGGTCTGTCCGAGTCCCAAATGGCTGAAGAGGCAGAGAAAT atatggccaaaaagaagaagTCTGGTCGTAGTGCTGGATCTGCCGCCGGTGACCCTGCTGCCTGCAGTGAAGCCTCCTCCAAGACGGAGAAGCCAAGCAGCCCGGGTCCATGTCCACGCCCAGCGGAGAAGTCGACGGCACATCGCAGGAGCTGCTATCGCGCCTCCATCGAGCGCTGGGCTCCGGCGGAGGGACGCATCTTCTGTCCGTGCTGTGCGACCAGCAAGCGTCCGATGATCAAGGCTGCTTCGGAGATCTCGAACAGTGGATGCTGTGCCGCCTGGGCGGTCGCCTGCTGGCCCTTGTGCTTCCTGCCCTGCCTGATGTCCTCGGACAACAAGGAGTACCTGTACTGCTCCAACTGCCGCGCCTTTCTCGGCATCTACGATCGCGAGAATAGCTGTGTGCAGCCCAGTAGGGAATTTGTGTCCTGCAGCAAGTCGGTCACCCCGCCGCCCAAATGTCCGCTCCAGCCACCAACTGAAAACCTTTGA
- the LOC120445566 gene encoding uncharacterized protein LOC120445566, which produces MCDEGTIRDCEPTTLRLPFNSYHINLPLYILDMVRIFQDHPKYSNGIHEEHILEMLEKEHFACGDLESQVKTALLDLTAKGFIRFITNGYRTLGPIAKLSNARSVRHFNMTWQRIAELQKVNCPSLEAGSISSGPCTQRASNY; this is translated from the exons ATGTGTGACGAAGGAACGATCAGGGACTGCGAGCCCACCACCTTGCGGCTTCCTTTCAACAGCTACCACATCAATTTGCCGCTTTATATTTTGGACATGGTGCGCATCTTCCAGGATCATCCCAAGTACAGCAATGGTATTCATGAGGAGCACATCCTGGAGATGCTAGAAAAGGA ACACTTTGCTTGTGGGGATCTGGAGTCGCAGGTGAAAACAGCTCTGCTGGATCTCACGGCCAAGGGCTTCATACGCTTCATTACCAATGGATACCGCACTCTGGGACCCATCGCCAAGCTCTCCAATGCCCGTTCCGTGCGCCACTTCAACATGACATGGCAGCGCATTGCCGAGCTGCAGAAGGTCAACTGCCCGAGCTTGGAGGCGGGATCCATCTCCAGCGGCCCCTGCACCCAGCGTGCATCCAACTACTga